In Candidatus Krumholzibacteriia bacterium, the genomic window AGGGCACGGCGGTGCTCATGAGCACGCACCACCTGGAGGAGGCCGAGCGCCTGTGCAGGCGGGTGGGCATCATCGACGAGGGACGCATCATCAAGGAAGGCACGCTGGAGAGCCTGCGCGCGGAGGTCTCCGACGTGCAGCTGTTCAGCCTGCGCGGCACCTTCGACCGCGCGCGCCTGCGCGGCGTGGTCGCAACCCTCGCCGGCGCGGAGATCCTGCTGGACGAGGCGGACGAGGCTGTGGTGGCGGTGCCCAGCGGGAGCGCACACGCATCGCGCCTGATCGAGCTGGCCGCCTCTCTCGAACAGGTCAACGAGGTCGCCATCAAGCCCCCCTCGCTCGAGAGTCTTTTTATCCGGCTCACCGGGCGTGAGCTCCGGGAGTGATTCGATGATCCAGTATCGCGTGGACTCCGAAGTCGGGAAGCTTCGCAAGGTCCTCGTGCATCGCCCCGATCTGAGCCTGCGCCGCCTGACCCCGTCTAACTGCGAGGAACTGCTCTTCGACGACGTGCTGTGGGTGCGCAAGGCCCGCGGCGAGCACGACAAGTTCGTGGGCCACCTGGAGCGGCGCGGCGTGGAGGTGTACTACCTCGACGACCTGCTCGCCGAGGTGCTGCGCATTCCGGAAGCACGTTCGTTCGTGATCGACAAGACCGTCACCCGCCTCACCGTGGGTGCCGCACTGGTGAAGGACTTCCGCGCCTACCTGATGGAACTGGATCCCCGGCGCCTCTCCGCCATCCTCATCGGCGGGCTGGCGCGCGTGGAGATCGACGACAGCTTCCTGCGCAAGCACTCGCTCACCCTGGCCACCATGGACCCGTTCGACTTCGTGCTGCCGCCGCTGCCCAACTCCATCTTCACGCGCGACGCTTCGTCGTGGATCTACAACGGCGTATCCCTCAACCCCATGTACTTCGAGGCGCGCCAGCTGGAAGTGGTGCACGTGGCCGCCATCTACAACTGGCACCCGATGTTCGCCGACGCCGACTTCGAGTTCTGGTTCCCCGACCAGGACGAGCAGGGCCGCTTCATCCAGGAGGACTGGGGCCGCGCGTCGCTGGAGGGCGGCGACGTGATGCCCATCGGCAACAAGACGGTGCTGGTGGGGATCGGCGAGCGCACCACCGCGCAGATGGTGGAGCGGCTGGCGCAGTCGATGTTCCGCTACGAAGCCGCCGAACGCATCATCGCCTGCCAGATGTCCAAGGATCGCGCGCACATGCACCTGGACACCATCTTCACCATGGTGGACCGCGACGCGGTGACACTCTACCCCAAGGTGAGCGACAAGATCCGCGCCTTCAGCCTGCGCCCGGGCGACAAACCCGGCCAGCTGGACGTCACCGTGGAGAAGAACTTCCTGGAAGCGGTCGCCGACGCACTCAAGGTAAAGAAACTGCGCGTGATCGGCACCGGCGGCGACGAGTACCAGGCGGAACGGGAGCAGTGGGACGACGGCAACAACCTGGTGGCCATCGAACCCGGCGTGGTGGTGGCCTACTCCAAGAACGAATACACCAACAAACGCCTTCGCAAGGCGGGCATCAAGGTGCTCACCATCGACGGCTCGGAACTGGGACGCGGTCGCGGCGGCGGTCATTGCATGACCTGTCCCCTGCTGCGCGATCCCATCTGATTGCGGAGAACAACATGGGCAACATCGACCTCAAGAACCGGCACTTCCTCAAGGACCTCGATTTCTCGAAGGAGGAACTGCTCTACCTGCTCGACCTGTCGAAGGCGCTCAAGCAGGAGAAGAAGGCGCGGCGAGAGATGCAGCGCCTCAAGGGGCGCAACATCGCGCTTATCTTCGAGAAGACCTCCACGCGCACGCGTTGCGCGTTCGAGGTGGCAGCCTTCGACCAGGGCGCGCACGTCACCTACCTGGGGCCCTCCGGCACCCAGATCGGCCACAAGGAGACCATGAAGGACACCGCGCGCGTGCTGGGGCGCATGTACGACGCCATCGAGTACCGCGGCTTCGCGCAGACCACGGTGGAAACACTGGCCGAGTTCGCCGGGGTGCCGGTGTACAACGGCCTCACCGACGAGTTCCACCCCACCCAGGTACTGGCCGACGTGCTCACCATGGTGGAGCACTGCGACAAGCCCATCGAGCAGATTTCTTTCTGTTATCTGGGCGACGCGCGCAACAACATGGGCAACTCGCTCATGGCCGGCGCCGCCATCCTGGGCATGGATGTGCGGCTGGCCGCACCCCGCTCCTGCTGGCCGGAGGAAGCGCTGGTGCAGCGGTGCCGGGCCATCGCCGAAAAGAGCGGCGCGCGCATCCTGCGCACCGAAGACGTGGCCGCGGGGGTCAAGGGCGTTGACTTCCTGTACACCGACGTATGGGTTTCCATGGGCGAGCCCGAATCGAAATGGGCGGAGCGCATCCAGGTGATGAAGCCCTACCAGGTGAACCGGCGCGTGCTCGATCTCACCGGCAACCCCGAGGTGAAGTTCCTGCACTGCCTGCCGGCCTTCCACAACCGCGACACCAGGGTGGGCGAGTCGATCTACCAGCAGCACGGCCTGGACGGACTGGAAGTCACCGAGGACGTGTTCGAATCGAAACACTCAATCGTGTTCGACCAGTCCGAGAACCGCCTCCACACGATCAAAGCAGTGATGGTTGCCACCATCGGCGAGTAAGTCATGCCGCGCCGCCGCATCGTCATCGCACTCGGAGGCAACGCCCTGCTCAAGCGGGGCGAGCCGCTCACCGTTGCCAACCAGCGCGCCAACGTGCGCGCGGCGGCGCTGGCCATCGCGCCCATCACCGACGGCAACGACATCGTGATTTCGCATGGCAACGGTCCGCAGGTGGGCATGCTGGCGCTGCAGGCCGCGCACTCCGATTCGGGCACGCCGCTCGACGTGCTCGGCGCCGAGACCGAGGGCATGATCGGTTACATGATCGAACAGGAACTCGGCAACTGCGTGCCCTTCGAGCGCCCCCTCGCCACCATGCTCACCATGGTGGAGGTGGACCCGGACGACCCCGCATTCCAGAACCCGACCAAGCCCATCGGACCCATGTACACCGAGGCGGAGGCGAAGCAGCTCGCCGAGCAGAAGGGATGGACGGTGGCCGCGGATGGAACCGGCTGGCGGCGCGTGGTGCCGTCTCCGCTGCCCAAGAGAATCTTCGAGATCCGCCCCATCAAGTGGCTGATCGAGAAGCAGACCATCGTGATCTGCGCCGGCGGCGGCGGCATCCCCACCATGTACCGGGGCGAGACCCTGGTGGGCGCGGAGGTGGTCATCGACAAGGACCGCGCCAGCGCGGTGCTGGCGCGGGAAGTGAACGCGGATCTACTGGTGCTGGCCACCGACGTGGCCGGCGTCTTCGCGGACTGGGGCACGGCGAATCACCGGCTGATCCGGCACGCCACGCCCGCGCAACTGCGTGAACAGCGCTTCGGCGCCGGCTCCATGGGACCCAAGGTGGAGGCGGCCATTGCCTTCGTCAAGGAAACCGGCAAACGCGCGGCCATCGGGTCGCTGGAAGAAATCGGGCAGATCGTCGCGGGTGAGGCCGGGACGATCATCGAACGCTCGTAAGGCCCTGGGACGATGCACTTCCTGCGCATGTACTGGCGGCGCACGCTGCGCAAACCGGGCTCGATCCTCCTGTGGCTCGCCGTTCCCTTCGTGTTCATGGGCATCTACCAGCTCGCGTTCGGAAACGACGGGGGCACGCCGCGCATCGGGATTGCCATCGTGGATCAGGACAGTTCGCTGGTGAGCGGGCTGGTGCAGAGCGCATTCGACCGCGGCCCGGTGGGCGACATCATCACCACCATCCCCGCCGCGAACCTCGCCGAAGTCGAGGCACGCTTCGCAGCCGGTGATGCCTCGGCGGCTCTCGTTATTCCCGCCGGCTTCGGCGACCGCCTGCTGCGCATGGAGCCGGACACGCTGCGTCTGCTGCGCAATCCGCGCCACGCCATCGGACCCCAGGTGGCGGAGGGCGTGGTGGGCACGCTCATCACCGTCGCCAACGGCGCGCTGGGACAATTCGCCGCCCCCATGGGAACGGTGCGCGGCCTGCTGGAGGGCGGAGAGCCTCCGACGGGAGACGAGGTCGGCGCCGTATCGCAGCAGTTCTACGCCGCCAGCCGCAACGTCACCGGTTTCGGCGCGTTGCAGAACGTCGACGTCACCGTCGTCGACGACGCGGGCGCAACCGACGATTTCAACATGGCGGCGCTCTTTTTTCCCGGGCTGGTGATGTTCGGACTGCTCACCGTCTCGCTTCGCCTCGAGCACGCGTTTCTCATGGATCGCCGCAACCACGTGACGCGCCGCTTTGTCACCGCGCCGGTGTCGCCGTGGCGGGTGGCACTGGAACAGCGTCTGTATACGGCGTCGTTCGCCTACGTGGTGGGCATCGTGGCGGGAACCCTGGGCGGCATCATCTGGCGCATCCCCCCGCACGGCCTCTTCACCGCCAACCTGGTGGTTGCGGCGCTGGCCCTGTTCATCGCCGGCATCAACGGCATCATCTTCTCGCTCAACGACTCGCCGCGCGCGGTGGGCGCCATCAGTTCGCTGGTCATGATCTTTCTCACCATTCTGGGCGGCGGTTTCTTTCCGGCCGAGTTTACGCCCGGGACCTTCAAGGCCATCGCAGCCTGGATTCCCACCGGAACCGCCAACCTGGCCCTGACGCGTGCGCTGACCGGGCGGGAGATCGGCGTGTCGCTGCCGTTGTACGCGCTGACCTGCGTGGCCTTCTTCAGCGCCGGTGTCCTGTCCGGCCGACGGAGGATCATCTAGATGCGCCCCGCGTGGTGGACCATCGCCCGGCTGGAGCTCACGCTCGCCATCCGCGACCGCGGCTCGGTGATCTGGTCGTTGATCGCGCCCATTGTCATGGCGTGGATATTCGGCTCCATGTTCGGCGGCAACGCGGACGCCCCCGCGCCGACGCGCGCGGCCCTCGATGGCGGCGCCAATCCCCCCGCGGTGGTATCGTTCGTGGCCGGCGTGCTCGGCGCACACGGCGTGGTGGTCGACTCGGCGGGCGCGGTACGGGTGGAGCTCCCCGACAGTCTGCTCGCGAAGCTGCGCGACGGCCAGGCCGCCACCGCCCGTATCCACAAGGGCGACGCCAGCGACCTGCGCGCGCAATCCGTGGGCGCCAACGTGCGCGACGCCCTGTACCGCATGGCCTTCGAGCGCCGCACCATCGAAACGGCGGTCCGGGAAGGGCGCACGCGGGTGTCGCCGGCGGGTGACACGCCGCTCGCGCTGAAGATGGAGACGCTGGGCGCGGCGCCCCGGATCCCGACGGGTTCCGAGCACACCCTCCCGGCCATGCTGGTGATGTTCATCATGTTCCAGCTCACCACCTTCTTCCTGGGGATGTGGGTGGAGGATCTCAGGAGCGGAAAAACACGGCGCATCACCATGAGTCCCACGCGCACGCGCGACATCCTCTTCGCCCAGATCGTGGCGCGGCTGGCGTGGGGCACCCTGCAGGTGGCCATCATTCTCGGCCTGGGGTCGATGATCCTCGGCGTGCACCTGGAGGCCGCGCCACTCCCGCTCGCCGCGTTGATCGGCGCGTACATGCTTGCGGCGGCGTCGCTGGGGATGCTGCTGGCCTCGTTCTTCAAGTCCCCGGAGAAGGCCGGCGCCATCGGCGTGATCGTTTCGCTGGTGATGGCCGCACTGGGCGGTTGCTGGTGGCCGCTGGAGATGGTGCCCGACGCCATGCGCCGGGTGGCGCTGGTGTTCCCCACCGGCCAGGCCATGGACGCGCTGGGAGAGATGACCGCACTGGGCACCGCCGCGCCGTTTCCGCTGTCAAACGTGGTGGTGCTGCTGGCGATGGCGTCTATCATGATGCCCTTCGCCACGCGCCGCATGCGCATTCAGATGACCAGCTGATGTTGGTGGAAGGAGATTCCCGTGAAGACGTCCGATCTCGCACTCATTGCGGCGGCGGCCATCGCAGCCGCGCTGTCCATTGCCACCGCCGCAAATACCGGCATGTCCGAAGCGCGCATGCGCGAGCACATCCGCTACCTCGCCTCCGATGAGCTCGGCGGCCGCGCACCCGGTTCGCGGGGCGAGGATCTCGCCGTGACCTACCTCACCGAGCAGTTGAAGGCGGTGGGTTGCGCACCCGGCAACCCGGACGGCAGCTTCACGCAGACGGTCCCACTGTACGGCTTCACCGTGACCAACGCCCCCACCCTCACCGTGAACCGCATGGACGGAGGGTCGAGGGAGTTTGCATCCGGCAGCGAGTTCGTCGGATGGACGATGCGCCAGACCACCTCCAGCGCGGTCGAGGACGCGGAACTGGTCTTCGTCGGCTACGGCGTGGACGCACCCGAGTACAACTGGAACGACTACCGGGACACCGAGGTGGCCGGGAAGATCGTGGTGATCCTGGTCAACGACCCGCCGCTCGAGGACGCGTCGATGTTCGGCGGGCGCGCCATGACCTACTACGGACGCTGGACCTACAAGTACGAGGCGGCGGCGGAGAAGGGCGCGCTGGGTGCGATCATCGTGCACAACACGCAGGACGCGGGCTACCCCTGGGCGGTGGTGGAGAACAGCTGGTCGGGCGAACAGTTCGACGTGGTGCGCGCGGACGAGGGTGCCGGCCGTTGCGCGCTGGAGTCGTGGATCACCGAGGACGCGGCGCGCGAACTGTTTGCGATGGCGGACCGCGACTTCGACGCCGAGAAAGCCGCGGCGGCGACGGCGACGTTCCGGGCGTACCCGCTGGGCCTGCGCGCATCGGCCCGCATCGAGAACGCGGCGCACACCATCGAGTCGCGCAACGCCGTGGCGCGGGTGGAAGGGTCCGATCCGGTGCTGCGAAACGAGATCGTCGTCTTTACCGCCCACTGGGATCATCTGGGCATCGGCAAGCCGGCCGACGGGGATTCCATCTACAACGGCGCCCTCGACAACGCCACCGGTGTCTCCGGCGTAATGGAAATCGCCGCGCGCTTTGCGGAGGAAAAGAAGTCGTTGAAGCGCAGCGCCCTGTTTGTCTTCACCACCGGCGAGGAGAGCGGCCTGCTGGGCGCCACGCACTACGTGGAGAATCCGCTGTATCCACTGACGCACACCGTCGCCGTGATCAATGTGGATGGACTCAACGTGTGGGGTCGCACGAGCGACATGGTGGTGGTGGGGTACGGCCAGTCGGACCTCGACCAGCTGCTGCGCGACGTGATCGCCGCCATGGACCGCACCATCGCACCCGACAGCGAACCCGAGAAGGGTTACTACTACCGTTCCGACCACTTCCCCTTCGCCCGCGCCGGCGTGCCCGCGCTGTACGCGGACAGCGGTGTGGAGTTCCGGGAGCGGCCGCAGGGCTGGGGAATGGAGCGCCGGCGCGAGTACGTGGCCCAGCGCTACCACAAACCGCAGGACGAATACTCCGAAGCGTGGGACCTGTCCGGTGCGCTGGAGGACATGGAGGCGCTGTTCCAGGTGGGTTACACGCTGGCCTCAACCGACCGTGTGGCGCAGTGGAGCGAGAAGAGCGAATTCCGCCGCGTGCGCGAAGACATGATGCGCGGCTCCAAGTAACCGGGAGGGTGTGACGTCACTTCGCGGCGAGTTCCGCAGCGCGACTGCCAGATGGAGTTCTGTCGCGCGAGGACTGTCTGAGCAAGCGAAGAGACGTCGCGCCCGACCCTACTGCGTATCGCGCAGCGCCTGCTCGCCCGCGGTGAGTTTGGCTTCCGCGGCTTCGTAGCCCGCCTTGACCGCCTCGTCCATGCGGTTGTAGTCCTCGATCTTGAGGTCCGGATCGAGCGGCGGGCGGATGAGTACCTCCGGCGGATTCAACGACAGGCGCATCGACGTCACTGGGCCCTGCGGAATGTCGATGGACTTCATCAGCATCTCAAAAATCAGCGGACGCTTGCCGCGCTTGAGCGGCGTGCGCACCTTCTCCCACAACGACCGCTCGTCCTCGAACACCAGCCGGCGGTCCGCCGGCGCCGAGGTATCCACCGCCACCACCGGCGCCAGCGTCATGCTGCGAATCACGTCCACCGGCAGGTTGTTGAGCAGGCTCCCGTCGATGAGCACCCGCCCCACGTGTTTCACGGCGGCGAAAATTCCGGGCAGCGCGCTGGTGGCGCGCAGCGCGGGCAGCAGTTTGCCCTGGTTGAGGACCACCAGGCGGCCGCGCTGCACGTCCACGGCCGTAACCGCCAGCGGAATCTTGAGGTCCTCGAAGTTCTGCGGCAGGTGCTTCTCCAGGTGGCGGGTCACCCCCTTGCCGCCGATGAGCCCGCCCATGCTGCTGCGGTCCAGCAGGCCCATGAGATCGAGCCCGCCGAACATCTCTTCGATCTGCGCCGCCTTGAACCCGGCCGCGTGCAGCGCGCCGATGATGCCGCCCATGGAACAGCCGGCGATGGCCTGCACGCGCAGACCGCGCTCTTCGATGGAGCGAAGCACGCCGATGTGCGCATAGCCGCGCGCACCGCCGCCGCCGAGCACCAGACCCACCCTGACCGCCATGAAGACCTCCGTGTTTCGCGGCGGTGATTATTCGCGCTCCCGCCGCCCGCTGTCAACGAGTGATGCGCGCGGCCTTGACCCGTTTCCGGCCGGCGGATAGTATCGGCGGCGATGCGTGCCCTGTTCCTGCCGATGCTGCTCCTCCTGCTCACCGCCTGCGCCACGGTGCAGTACAGCCACGACTGGGACGTGACGGCCGATTTCGGCCGCTACCGCACCTACGCGTGGATGCCAGCACCCCCCGACAGCACCCCGGCGAACGCCGATGCCGCACGCGCCGGCGGCACCCTGATCGAACGCCGCGTGCGCGCGGCGGTGGACGCCGCCATGCTGGCGCACGGGTTCAGCGCCGACGAAGACCACCCCGACGTGCGGGTGGCGTATCACACCGGTCTCAAGGACAAGATGAACATCACCGACTGGGGCTACCCGTACGCCGGCAACTACTGGGGATGGGAGGGTCGTGACGTCGACGTGGAGAACTACACCGAGGGAACCCTGGTGGTCGACCTGCTCGACGCGGACTCGCACGACCTGGTGTGGCGCGGCATGGCCAGCGGCGAAATCCACCCCCGCAGCACGCCGCAGGAACGCGACCATGCCATGAAGCAGATCGTCGCGAAGATGTTCGAAGAATACCCACCGAAGCGCTGACCCGCCCGCGGCTAGCGCGCGGCCGCGAAGTCCAGCCCCAGCACCCAGCGCGTCCACGTGTAGGTGAACAGCGTCACCAGCACGATCCCGATCCAGTCCACCACCCAGCCCGCGCGCATCATGTCGCGCGCGGTGACACGGTGCGTCCCGTAGACGATGGTGTTGGGCGGTGTCGCCACCGGCAGCATGAAACCGCACGAGGCGGCGAGGGTCGCGGGCAGCATGAGCAGGAGCGGGTGCATGCCCTTGGCGGTCGCCAGCGCCGCCAGCACGGGCAACGAAACCTGCGCCAGCGCGGTGTTGGACGCCAGCTCGCCCAGAAAGCAGATGCCCGCCACCAGCAGGAAGATCATCAACAGCGGCGGCACGCCCGCGAGCCCCCCCAGGCTCGCACCCAGGTAGTCCGACAGGCCGGAGCGCTGGAACGCGTCGGCGAGCGCAAAACCGCCGCCGAACAGGATCACCACGTCCCACGGCAGCTTGCCGAACGCGCTCGCATCCAGAATCGGTCCCGGCCGCGAGCGCGCCGGCACCATGAACAGCAGGATGGCCACGCCCACCGCCACCACACCGTCCCCCACCCGCCCCGCGAAGCCGCCCCGCGATGCCCAGCCGCGCACGGTCGTGTCGCCCAGGGTGAGGTCCGCGCGCGTGACCACCAGCGCCACGAACACGAAGAACAGCACCATCACGACGCGTTGCTCGAACGGCATCCGTCCCAGCCCGGCGTAGTCGCGGCGCAGCAACCCGCGATTGACCACCACCGCACAGCCGCGCAACGCCGTGGCACGGAAGTACAGGAACAGCAGCACGAACATCACCACCGACACCGGCGCCGCCATCAGCATCCACGACAGGAAGGTCACCGGCGTCACCCCGGGGGCGGCCATGGCGTACACGCGCGAGAAGACCAGGTTGGGCGGGGTGCCGATGAGCGTGGCCATGCCACCCACCGACGCCGCGTAGGCAGCGCCCAGCAGCATGGCCCGGGTGAGTCCCTGCGCGGCGGCGCGGTCCTCGTGTTCAACACTTCCCACCAGGGAGAGGATGATGGGGATCATGATCAACATGGACGCCGTATTCGACACCCACCACGAGATCATCCAGGTGACACCCATCACGCCCAGCAGGATCATCGCCGGGCTCTTGCCGATCCACACCAGGATGCGCAACGCGATGCGGCGGTCCAGCCCGGTGGTCTGCATCCCGATGGCCAGCATGAAGCCACCCAGGAACAGGAAGATGATGTCGTTCATGTAGGCGGCGGCAACCTGGCCCGCGCTGGCGAACGCAAACAGGGGCAGCAGCACCACCGGGAACAGCGCGGTGACGGCCAGCGGCACCGCCTCGGTGAGCCAGTACATCGCCATCAATACCGCGACCGCCAGGGTCCGCCCCACCTCCGGGCGCTCCGGCACCGGATTGACACCCACCAGCACCAGCACGAACAACACCAGGCCCAGCAGGAGCGCCAGAATGCGCATCCGCGGCCACCAGCGGGAACGGTCAGCTACCATCTACACTCCGTCGTAGCCACGCCACAGGTAGAGTGTGCCCACCGTCCGGTACGGGCGCCAGGCCTCCGCGATCCGCTCCAGGCGACCCGGCTTCGTGCCCCGGCGCAGGCGGTAGCGCGACGCCATCGCCTTGCGCAGACCCAGGTCGCCCACCGGAAAGACATCCAGACGGTTGAGCGCAAAGATGAGAAACATGTGTGCCGACCAGTCCCCCACGCCCTTGATCGCCGTCAGGCGGGCGATCACCTGTTCGTCACTCATGCGGGCAAACGTACGCAGCGTGACGCGATTGCGGGAGAAGTCCTCGGCGACGTTGCGCACGTACACCGCCTTGGAACGCGACAACCCGCACGCAATCAGTTCCTGCGGCGAAAGCGCCAGGATACCCGCCGGGCCCGGCCGTCCGCCCCCCAGGGCCGCGGCGAGGCGCGCGTAGATGGAGCGTGCGGCGTGGGTGGAGAGCTGCTGCGAAACGATCGTCTCCAGCATGACCTGGAACGCGTTGGTGGTGGCGTGCAGATCGTAGGTGCCAAAGCGCTGCACCAGATCCGCCACCACCGGATCGCTTGCCCGCAGGTGTGCGGCCGCGCGCCGCATTTCGCGGTCGAGCCCCGCCTGCCGTGAAGAACTGCGCCGGTCGAGCCATGCCATGCCGCAATCATATCCGCACGGCGCGCGCCGGGAAAGGGGATGCTTCGCCGGAAGTTCCATTGAAGCGACGGGCCGGTTCTGCTAGCGTGGGTGCCGGAAGGCCTATGAGCGCGCCCGACGAACACACCATCATCCACGAGTGGAACCCGCGCCCCGCGGCGCCTCCCTACCCGCTCAAGCTGAACGACGAGACCCTGCGCGACGGCCTGCAGTCGCCGTCGGTGTTCAATCCCGCCATCGCCGACAAGCTCGAGATTCTGCACTTCATGGAGGATCTGGGGCTCTACTCCGCCGCCATCGGCCTGCCCGCCGCCGGACCCCGCGCGTTCGAGGACGTGCTGGCCATCGCGGGCGAGATCGCGCGGGCGCGGCTCAAGATCTACCCGTACTGCGCGGCGCGCACGCACCAGAACGACATCCTCCCCATCATCGACATCCAGCAGAAGACCGGCATCAAGGTGCAGGCGGCGCTGTTCATCTTCTCCAGCCCCATCCGCCAGCTCGCGGAGGACTGGACCGTGGACAAGCTGCTCAAGGTGAGCGAGGCGGCCATCGAGTTTGCGCACAAGAACGAGGTGCCGGTGATGTACGTCACCGAGGACACCACGCGCGCCCAGCCCGAAACCCTGGAGCGTCTCTACCAGATGGCGATCGACATGAACGTGGAGCGCCTGTGCATCTCCGACACCGTGGGCCATGCCACGCCGGGTGGCGCCGAGACCCTGGTGCGGTTCGTGCGCTCCCTCGTCACGCGTTCCGGCAAGGACATCGGGGTGGACTGGCACGGGCACCGCGACCGCGACCTGGCGGTGGCCAACGCGATGGCGGCGTTCTACGCCGGCGCGGACCGCATCCACGGATCCATGCTCGGGATCGGCGAGCGGGTGGGCAACGCACCCATCGATTCGCTCATGGTGAATTTCAAACTGATGGGCGTGTTCGATCAGGATCTCACCCGGCTCCCCGCCTACGCGCGCAAGGTATCCGACGCGTGCCGGGTGCCCATCCCCGACAACTATCCCATTCTGGGCAAGGATGCCTTCCGCACCCAGACCGGCGTGCATGCCGACGCCATCGTCAAGGCCTACAAGAAGGGTGACGCGTGGCTGGCCAACCGGATATACAGCGGGGTTCCGGCCGACGAGGTCGGCCTCGCACAGGTCATCGAAGTGGGGCCGATGAGCGGGAAGTCCAACGTGCGCTACTGGCTGGAATCACGCGGCATCGAAGCCACCGACGCGATGGTGGATCGCATTTTCGAGCGCGCCAAGC contains:
- a CDS encoding LeuA family protein, which gives rise to MSAPDEHTIIHEWNPRPAAPPYPLKLNDETLRDGLQSPSVFNPAIADKLEILHFMEDLGLYSAAIGLPAAGPRAFEDVLAIAGEIARARLKIYPYCAARTHQNDILPIIDIQQKTGIKVQAALFIFSSPIRQLAEDWTVDKLLKVSEAAIEFAHKNEVPVMYVTEDTTRAQPETLERLYQMAIDMNVERLCISDTVGHATPGGAETLVRFVRSLVTRSGKDIGVDWHGHRDRDLAVANAMAAFYAGADRIHGSMLGIGERVGNAPIDSLMVNFKLMGVFDQDLTRLPAYARKVSDACRVPIPDNYPILGKDAFRTQTGVHADAIVKAYKKGDAWLANRIYSGVPADEVGLAQVIEVGPMSGKSNVRYWLESRGIEATDAMVDRIFERAKQVDYILPDGEIIEIVEKIRGGAAR
- a CDS encoding SLC13 family permease; the encoded protein is MVADRSRWWPRMRILALLLGLVLFVLVLVGVNPVPERPEVGRTLAVAVLMAMYWLTEAVPLAVTALFPVVLLPLFAFASAGQVAAAYMNDIIFLFLGGFMLAIGMQTTGLDRRIALRILVWIGKSPAMILLGVMGVTWMISWWVSNTASMLIMIPIILSLVGSVEHEDRAAAQGLTRAMLLGAAYAASVGGMATLIGTPPNLVFSRVYAMAAPGVTPVTFLSWMLMAAPVSVVMFVLLFLYFRATALRGCAVVVNRGLLRRDYAGLGRMPFEQRVVMVLFFVFVALVVTRADLTLGDTTVRGWASRGGFAGRVGDGVVAVGVAILLFMVPARSRPGPILDASAFGKLPWDVVILFGGGFALADAFQRSGLSDYLGASLGGLAGVPPLLMIFLLVAGICFLGELASNTALAQVSLPVLAALATAKGMHPLLLMLPATLAASCGFMLPVATPPNTIVYGTHRVTARDMMRAGWVVDWIGIVLVTLFTYTWTRWVLGLDFAAAR
- a CDS encoding DNA-3-methyladenine glycosylase 2 family protein: MAWLDRRSSSRQAGLDREMRRAAAHLRASDPVVADLVQRFGTYDLHATTNAFQVMLETIVSQQLSTHAARSIYARLAAALGGGRPGPAGILALSPQELIACGLSRSKAVYVRNVAEDFSRNRVTLRTFARMSDEQVIARLTAIKGVGDWSAHMFLIFALNRLDVFPVGDLGLRKAMASRYRLRRGTKPGRLERIAEAWRPYRTVGTLYLWRGYDGV